A region of Beijerinckia sp. 28-YEA-48 DNA encodes the following proteins:
- a CDS encoding GntR family transcriptional regulator has product MSSTATRPSSTAEALKKSSVARYIQLATLFRRRIETGEWSVGAKMPTVEELAQECGVATMTIRQALDILESDGLIERYRAKGTFVRERPAQDLWCQVQTDWSGMLIARDNARIEVLFDERNVQLPPGHRQLGRLATSYRHLRRRHTRDDEAFLLADVYVSERICSLIPEEAYSTKTAMRLVADIPGIEITDATQTLTIGMADLMTSTILNIPLSHPIAKVERCAVDGEGELVIVANGIYRGDKVRVDLKLR; this is encoded by the coding sequence TTGTCCAGCACCGCAACCCGGCCCAGCTCGACTGCTGAAGCGCTGAAGAAAAGCTCGGTTGCCCGCTATATTCAGCTCGCCACCCTGTTTCGGCGCCGCATCGAGACCGGCGAGTGGAGCGTTGGCGCGAAAATGCCGACCGTGGAAGAGCTCGCCCAAGAATGCGGCGTCGCCACCATGACGATTCGTCAGGCATTGGACATTCTGGAAAGCGACGGCCTGATCGAGCGCTACCGCGCCAAGGGCACCTTCGTGCGCGAGCGGCCGGCGCAGGATCTCTGGTGTCAGGTGCAGACCGATTGGAGCGGCATGCTGATCGCGCGCGACAATGCGCGCATTGAAGTGCTCTTCGACGAACGCAACGTGCAATTGCCGCCGGGGCATCGCCAGCTCGGCCGCCTGGCCACTTCCTATCGTCACCTGCGCCGCCGGCACACCCGCGATGACGAGGCTTTTCTTTTGGCCGACGTCTATGTGTCCGAGCGGATCTGTTCGCTGATTCCGGAAGAAGCCTACAGTACCAAGACGGCGATGCGGCTGGTCGCCGATATTCCTGGCATCGAAATCACCGACGCCACCCAGACCCTGACGATCGGCATGGCCGATCTGATGACATCCACTATTCTCAACATTCCGCTGAGCCATCCGATCGCCAAGGTCGAACGCTGCGCGGTGGATGGCGAGGGTGAGTTGGTGATCGTCGCCAATGGCATCTATCGGGGCGATAAGGTCCGCGTTGATCTAAAACTGCGCTGA
- a CDS encoding carboxymuconolactone decarboxylase family protein — protein sequence MKTGARISLPDTDGMNDAQRRVFDGIVNGKRGELVGPLRAALHNPELAERWSKLGESLRFQTRIPPRLSELAVLMTARALNSDLEWGVHRRAAETHGLETEIIEALRDGRVPPFQDAADREIYRFVSELLARAYVEDKAYAAVVARWGDGGVMELTALVGYYCMVAMTLNVHRIPLPQGVAAELLPAPGQFPKGFTALPPLVE from the coding sequence ATGAAAACGGGAGCAAGAATATCTCTGCCTGACACCGACGGCATGAACGATGCGCAGCGCCGGGTGTTCGATGGCATTGTGAACGGCAAGAGGGGCGAATTGGTTGGCCCGCTTCGCGCCGCCTTGCACAATCCGGAACTGGCGGAGCGTTGGAGCAAGCTGGGCGAGAGCCTGCGCTTTCAAACGCGGATTCCACCGCGCCTGAGCGAGCTTGCCGTGTTGATGACGGCGCGGGCGTTGAATAGCGATTTGGAATGGGGCGTGCATCGCCGCGCCGCCGAAACCCATGGGTTGGAGACGGAGATCATCGAGGCGCTGCGCGACGGTCGCGTGCCGCCCTTTCAAGATGCGGCCGATCGGGAAATCTATCGCTTCGTGAGCGAGCTGCTGGCGCGGGCCTATGTGGAAGACAAGGCCTATGCGGCGGTCGTTGCGCGCTGGGGCGACGGTGGCGTCATGGAGCTGACCGCGCTAGTTGGCTATTACTGCATGGTGGCGATGACGCTGAATGTTCATCGCATCCCCCTGCCGCAGGGTGTCGCCGCCGAATTGCTCCCCGCGCCGGGTCAATTTCCGAAGGGCTTTACCGCTCTGCCGCCGTTGGTGGAGTAA
- a CDS encoding CaiB/BaiF CoA-transferase family protein, with translation MAGPLSHVRVLDLSRIMAGPWSGQILADLGADVIKVERTGEGDDTRRWGPPYLKAVDGSPTQESGYYLSVNRGKRSVEVDISTPAGQEVIRALAKTSDILLENFKSGTLARYGLGYDDLKAVNPGLIYCSITGFGTTGPKQADVAYDFMIQAMGGLMSVTGERDGVAGGGPQKVGVPIVDIMTGMYATIAVLAAFARRSQTGVGDFVDIAMLDVSVAMLANQAMNYQVSGKTPIRRGNKHPNIQPQDVFPVADGHIVLAVGNDEQFRRFSDVLGCPEWADDPRFSANAARVTHLDVLHPMICERFATQPLQHWLDRLGAAKVPCGPINTIPMVFEEPQVKHREMLRHLPHPLAGKVPSVVSPMRFTNAPLAFEKAPPLLGQHTVEILNELGLATKVDEVGRA, from the coding sequence TTGGCGGGACCGCTGTCACACGTAAGAGTGCTCGATCTGAGCCGCATCATGGCGGGGCCGTGGTCGGGTCAGATTCTAGCTGACCTGGGCGCCGATGTCATCAAGGTCGAGCGCACCGGCGAGGGCGACGACACCCGTCGCTGGGGCCCGCCCTATCTCAAAGCCGTCGATGGCAGCCCGACGCAGGAGTCCGGCTATTATCTCTCGGTCAATCGCGGCAAGCGCTCGGTCGAGGTCGACATTTCGACACCCGCAGGCCAGGAGGTCATCCGCGCGCTGGCGAAGACGTCCGACATTCTGCTTGAGAATTTCAAGTCCGGCACGCTGGCGCGCTATGGCCTTGGCTATGACGATCTGAAGGCGGTCAATCCGGGCCTCATCTATTGCTCGATCACTGGCTTTGGCACCACAGGCCCGAAGCAGGCCGATGTCGCTTATGACTTCATGATCCAGGCCATGGGCGGCCTGATGAGCGTTACCGGCGAGCGCGATGGTGTTGCCGGTGGTGGTCCGCAGAAGGTCGGCGTACCGATCGTCGACATCATGACCGGCATGTATGCGACCATCGCGGTGCTCGCGGCCTTCGCGCGGCGCAGCCAAACCGGTGTTGGCGATTTCGTCGATATCGCCATGCTCGATGTTTCGGTGGCGATGCTCGCCAATCAGGCGATGAACTATCAGGTGTCCGGCAAGACACCGATCCGTCGCGGCAACAAACATCCCAACATTCAGCCGCAGGATGTCTTTCCGGTCGCCGATGGTCATATCGTTCTGGCGGTTGGCAATGATGAACAGTTCCGCCGCTTCAGCGATGTCCTCGGCTGCCCGGAATGGGCCGATGATCCGCGCTTTTCCGCCAATGCGGCGCGCGTCACTCATCTCGATGTCCTGCATCCGATGATCTGCGAACGTTTCGCCACCCAGCCGTTGCAGCATTGGTTGGATCGCCTGGGCGCAGCGAAAGTGCCCTGCGGGCCGATCAACACTATACCGATGGTGTTCGAGGAGCCGCAGGTGAAACATCGCGAGATGTTGCGCCACCTGCCGCATCCTCTTGCCGGAAAAGTGCCTTCGGTCGTCAGCCCGATGCGCTTTACGAATGCACCTCTCGCCTTTGAAAAGGCGCCGCCGCTGCTCGGGCAGCACACAGTTGAAATTCTGAACGAGCTTGGTCTCGCGACAAAAGTGGATGAAGTGGGCCGCGCATGA
- a CDS encoding glutathione S-transferase N-terminal domain-containing protein, with the protein MKLYWSPKSPFVRKVMILLHELGIVDQVALVRTVATPRGTPNPVILAENPLGKIPVLFVEGLPPLFDSAVIAEYLAGLVPEGARMLPAAGPARFAQLRWQALGDGLCDNLLLWRIERQGAAGGDGETMLSYRAKVIAALKVLEAEAPQLTASFGVGQIAILCALGQLDFRYTNCGWRAGHPALAQWEATASARPSLQAVPIVNDQEADAGPDMQLNFLQLNLLEN; encoded by the coding sequence TTGAAACTCTATTGGTCTCCGAAATCGCCTTTCGTGCGCAAGGTCATGATCCTGCTCCATGAGCTGGGGATCGTCGACCAGGTCGCGCTCGTGCGAACCGTGGCGACGCCGCGTGGGACGCCCAATCCGGTCATCCTCGCCGAGAATCCGCTTGGCAAGATTCCGGTGCTGTTTGTCGAGGGTCTGCCGCCGCTGTTTGATTCCGCAGTCATCGCCGAATATCTCGCTGGGCTTGTGCCCGAAGGCGCGCGCATGCTGCCGGCGGCCGGGCCGGCACGGTTTGCGCAATTGCGCTGGCAGGCTTTGGGCGACGGCCTCTGCGACAATCTCCTGCTGTGGCGGATTGAGCGCCAAGGCGCGGCGGGCGGCGATGGCGAGACCATGCTGTCCTATCGGGCCAAGGTGATAGCCGCGCTAAAAGTGCTCGAAGCCGAGGCGCCGCAGCTCACCGCCTCTTTCGGTGTCGGGCAGATCGCTATTCTCTGCGCTTTGGGCCAACTTGATTTTCGTTATACGAATTGCGGCTGGCGCGCCGGGCATCCCGCTCTTGCGCAATGGGAAGCTACGGCGTCCGCGCGGCCTTCGCTGCAGGCCGTGCCGATCGTCAACGATCAGGAGGCCGATGCAGGCCCCGACATGCAGTTGAATTTTTTACAGCTAAATCTTCTGGAGAATTGA
- a CDS encoding alpha/beta fold hydrolase — MLNHLIERAAPEHGGDQAPWIIFSNSLMTDLSLWDEQVAVLRGRFNILRYDQRGHGASPVPGEAQTIPVLADDVIALLDRCKVATCTYVGLSMGVPTGLAAYRKAPARFERLILVDGQANSTAASKAAWDERITFARANGMMAMADQTVRRWLRPERVEQPLSERLHAMIAATPLEGFAACASALQNYDEVAVLAQIKVPTLLIVGREDGAMPATMHAMAAAIPGAKIQEIADAGHLPNYERPAAFNEILTSFLEVR; from the coding sequence ATGTTGAATCATCTTATCGAACGGGCCGCGCCCGAACATGGCGGCGATCAAGCCCCCTGGATCATCTTCAGCAATTCGCTGATGACGGACCTGAGCCTTTGGGACGAACAGGTTGCTGTGCTCCGTGGTCGCTTCAACATCCTGCGCTATGATCAGCGGGGCCATGGCGCCTCGCCTGTGCCAGGCGAAGCGCAGACGATCCCGGTGCTGGCCGATGACGTGATCGCGCTTCTCGATCGCTGCAAGGTCGCGACCTGCACCTATGTCGGTCTCTCCATGGGTGTTCCGACCGGCCTGGCCGCCTATCGCAAAGCGCCCGCGCGCTTCGAGCGGTTGATCCTGGTCGACGGGCAGGCGAACAGCACAGCGGCGAGCAAGGCCGCATGGGATGAGCGCATTACCTTTGCGCGCGCCAATGGCATGATGGCCATGGCGGATCAGACCGTGCGCCGTTGGCTCCGGCCGGAGCGCGTGGAGCAGCCGCTCAGTGAACGCCTGCACGCGATGATTGCCGCCACGCCGTTGGAAGGCTTCGCCGCCTGCGCCTCGGCCCTGCAAAATTATGATGAAGTCGCGGTGCTCGCTCAGATCAAGGTGCCGACCCTGCTCATCGTTGGTCGAGAGGACGGCGCGATGCCGGCGACCATGCACGCTATGGCGGCCGCTATTCCCGGCGCGAAGATCCAGGAGATCGCCGATGCTGGCCATCTCCCCAATTACGAGCGCCCTGCCGCGTTTAACGAAATTCTGACGTCATTTCTTGAGGTTAGGTGA
- a CDS encoding enoyl-CoA hydratase-related protein: MALIIDKKDKVATVTIDRAPVNAITLAIYEEIAETFEASASWNDINCIVFTAVGQKAFCAGLDLNEFLAATVEEDPARAKIIRRCFSAVRHAAVPVIAAVNGPALGAGCVLASVCDVRIASENATFGMPEINVGRCGGAAHMGRHLPQGLLRKMYFTGRPIDAREAWRIGFVQDVVPFEDLARTAQELAAIVAAKAPIGLRMAKEALNKVEFMQTEEGYELEQGYSTKLMATEDAREATRAVVEKRAPVWVGR, translated from the coding sequence ATGGCGCTGATCATCGACAAAAAAGACAAGGTGGCCACGGTGACGATCGACCGGGCGCCGGTGAATGCCATCACTCTGGCGATCTATGAAGAGATCGCCGAAACCTTCGAGGCCTCCGCCAGCTGGAACGATATCAATTGCATCGTCTTCACCGCCGTGGGCCAAAAAGCCTTCTGCGCTGGGCTCGATCTCAATGAATTTCTCGCCGCGACGGTCGAGGAGGATCCGGCGCGGGCGAAGATCATCCGCCGCTGTTTCAGCGCTGTGCGTCACGCGGCGGTGCCGGTGATCGCCGCCGTCAACGGGCCGGCGCTGGGCGCAGGCTGCGTGCTGGCTTCCGTCTGCGATGTCCGCATCGCCTCTGAGAACGCCACCTTCGGCATGCCGGAAATCAATGTCGGGCGTTGCGGCGGCGCTGCCCATATGGGCCGCCATCTGCCGCAAGGCCTGCTGCGCAAAATGTATTTCACCGGCCGGCCGATCGATGCGCGCGAAGCATGGCGGATCGGCTTCGTCCAGGATGTCGTTCCTTTCGAAGATCTTGCCCGCACGGCGCAGGAGCTTGCCGCCATTGTTGCCGCCAAGGCGCCGATAGGCCTGCGGATGGCGAAAGAGGCTTTGAACAAGGTCGAGTTCATGCAGACCGAAGAGGGCTATGAACTGGAGCAGGGCTACTCCACCAAACTGATGGCGACGGAAGATGCGCGCGAGGCGACGCGGGCTGTGGTTGAAAAGCGCGCGCCGGTTTGGGTGGGACGCTAA
- a CDS encoding 3-hydroxyacyl-CoA dehydrogenase NAD-binding domain-containing protein gives MITWVQTEGIAVVTIDNPPVNAGSHAVRQGLLQAFTDIAATADIEGVVLIGAGRTFIAGSDIKEFGAPLSEPQLPTVIAAIEALPIPVAAAIHGAALGGGYELTLGCDLRVADRKAVVGLPEVGLGMFPGAGGTQRLPRLTGVAKAIEVICEARRVPAGEALKLGMIDAVSDGDLLQDTIAALRKLGRKRRLGEEPVPPFDTAQVKDVARKAIAKAKGRPAAVQAADLVLMSSEKAFGEALAIARAAFQEIRVSPEAFAIRHLFFAERKASKIDTVAETTFALERLAVIGAGTMGAGIAYALLNAGFAVTVVEQGQDALAAGKTRLDGLLSADLERKRLTAERAEQLRGQLAFADDIAAVASADLVIEAVFEDMAVKKQLLERLGAIVEPDAIIATNTSYLDVDALAEVLPRPDRFLGLHFFSPAHIMKLLEVVRGKATSPATLAIGLALAKRLGKQAVVAGNAHGFIGNRIYNAYRRHSEFLIQDGATPEAVDRALTAFGMAMGPFAVTDLSGLDIAYRMRKATAASRDPKARYVDIADRLCEAGRIGRKSGAGYYQYVDGKQASDPLVSEIIAASRAEVGIAPRAIDDDEIRARCLGAIVNEAALLLAEGVAQRASDIDVTLVHGYGFPRWTGGPLWWAAHLPQDVLADALVKTAKAEGATFRAGDVASALKQLTP, from the coding sequence GTGATCACCTGGGTTCAGACTGAAGGCATCGCCGTCGTCACGATCGACAATCCGCCGGTCAATGCCGGCTCGCATGCCGTGCGCCAAGGTCTGTTGCAGGCTTTCACCGACATCGCCGCCACTGCGGATATAGAAGGCGTGGTCCTGATCGGTGCTGGCAGAACCTTTATCGCCGGCTCCGACATCAAGGAATTCGGCGCGCCCTTGAGCGAACCGCAGCTGCCGACGGTCATTGCTGCGATCGAGGCTTTGCCGATCCCGGTCGCGGCGGCCATCCATGGCGCGGCGCTGGGCGGTGGCTATGAGCTGACGCTGGGATGCGATCTGCGCGTCGCCGATCGCAAGGCCGTGGTCGGCCTGCCGGAAGTTGGTCTCGGCATGTTTCCAGGCGCTGGCGGAACCCAGCGTCTGCCGCGCCTGACAGGTGTCGCCAAGGCGATTGAAGTGATTTGCGAGGCGCGCCGCGTGCCGGCAGGCGAAGCCTTGAAGCTCGGCATGATCGACGCGGTCAGCGACGGCGATCTGCTGCAGGATACGATCGCCGCGTTGCGCAAGCTCGGTCGCAAGCGCCGCCTCGGCGAAGAGCCTGTGCCGCCGTTTGATACCGCGCAAGTGAAGGATGTCGCCAGAAAGGCTATCGCCAAAGCTAAGGGCCGTCCGGCGGCTGTTCAGGCGGCCGATCTTGTTCTGATGTCGTCGGAAAAAGCTTTCGGTGAAGCGCTGGCGATCGCGCGGGCGGCCTTTCAGGAAATCCGTGTGTCGCCGGAAGCCTTCGCGATCCGGCATCTGTTCTTCGCCGAGCGCAAGGCGAGCAAGATCGACACTGTGGCGGAGACCACCTTCGCTCTCGAACGTCTCGCCGTTATCGGCGCCGGCACCATGGGCGCCGGCATTGCCTATGCCTTGCTGAATGCGGGTTTCGCGGTGACCGTGGTGGAACAGGGGCAGGACGCGCTGGCAGCTGGCAAAACGCGTCTCGACGGGTTGCTATCGGCTGATCTTGAGCGCAAGCGTCTGACGGCTGAGCGCGCGGAGCAACTGCGTGGCCAGCTCGCTTTTGCCGATGATATTGCGGCTGTGGCATCGGCTGATCTGGTGATCGAAGCGGTTTTCGAGGATATGGCGGTCAAGAAGCAATTGCTTGAGCGCCTCGGTGCGATCGTCGAGCCAGACGCCATCATCGCGACCAACACGTCTTATCTCGACGTCGATGCGTTGGCCGAGGTCCTGCCACGGCCGGACCGTTTCCTGGGACTGCATTTTTTCAGCCCGGCGCACATCATGAAATTGCTGGAAGTGGTGCGCGGCAAGGCCACCAGCCCTGCAACCTTGGCGATCGGCCTGGCATTGGCCAAGCGGCTTGGCAAACAGGCTGTCGTCGCCGGCAATGCCCATGGCTTCATCGGCAACCGCATCTACAACGCCTATCGCCGGCACTCCGAATTTTTGATTCAGGATGGCGCAACGCCGGAAGCGGTCGACCGCGCTCTGACGGCCTTTGGCATGGCAATGGGGCCTTTCGCCGTCACCGATCTATCCGGCCTCGATATCGCCTATCGCATGCGCAAGGCCACGGCGGCTTCGCGCGATCCGAAGGCGCGCTATGTCGATATCGCCGATCGCCTCTGCGAAGCCGGGCGTATTGGTCGCAAGAGCGGCGCCGGTTATTACCAATATGTTGACGGCAAACAGGCTTCCGATCCACTGGTTTCAGAGATTATCGCTGCATCACGCGCCGAGGTTGGCATCGCGCCGCGCGCCATTGACGATGACGAGATCCGCGCCCGCTGCCTGGGCGCCATTGTCAACGAAGCGGCCTTGCTGCTAGCCGAAGGCGTGGCGCAACGGGCTTCCGATATCGATGTCACCCTCGTGCATGGCTACGGCTTTCCGCGTTGGACGGGCGGCCCGCTGTGGTGGGCCGCGCATCTGCCGCAAGACGTGCTAGCTGATGCTTTGGTGAAGACGGCGAAAGCCGAAGGTGCGACATTCCGTGCGGGCGATGTCGCCTCCGCGCTCAAACAGCTGACGCCTTGA
- a CDS encoding ABC transporter ATP-binding protein encodes MLDIANLHAAYGHIKVLNGVTFQVPAGSIATILGRNGSGRSSTCKAVMGLLPPSRGTVKLKGRDLAGMPAHQIAHAGVGYVPEDRQIFRNLTVDENMTIGAKAGVSPRPAWTRDELYDVFPRLRERRNIKAGFLSGGEQQMLTLFRSLLGNPDVMLIDEPTEGLAPKVIDALAEAILEMKRRGLAILLLEQKLSMVMRLTDKVFVMGRGEIVFSGSVAEFQDDDVVRSTWLEVS; translated from the coding sequence ATGCTCGACATCGCAAATCTTCACGCCGCCTATGGCCATATCAAAGTCTTGAATGGCGTCACCTTCCAGGTGCCGGCCGGATCGATCGCCACCATCCTGGGACGCAACGGCTCCGGCCGTTCGTCGACCTGCAAGGCGGTGATGGGGCTTCTGCCGCCCTCTCGCGGCACGGTCAAACTCAAAGGGCGCGATCTAGCTGGCATGCCGGCGCATCAGATCGCCCATGCCGGCGTTGGCTATGTGCCCGAAGACCGGCAGATTTTTCGCAACCTGACGGTCGATGAGAATATGACCATCGGTGCCAAAGCCGGCGTGTCACCGCGCCCGGCCTGGACGCGGGATGAACTTTACGACGTGTTTCCGCGTTTGCGCGAACGGCGCAACATCAAGGCCGGCTTCCTTTCTGGCGGCGAGCAGCAGATGCTCACCCTGTTCCGCTCGCTGCTCGGCAACCCGGATGTCATGCTCATCGACGAGCCGACGGAAGGCTTGGCGCCGAAAGTGATCGATGCTCTGGCGGAAGCTATTTTGGAAATGAAGCGGCGCGGCCTCGCCATTCTGCTTCTGGAGCAGAAGCTCTCCATGGTGATGCGGCTGACCGATAAGGTTTTTGTCATGGGACGCGGCGAGATTGTCTTCAGCGGCTCCGTTGCTGAATTCCAGGACGACGATGTCGTGCGCAGCACGTGGTTGGAAGTGAGCTGA
- a CDS encoding ABC transporter ATP-binding protein, whose product MSDITLSLSSVAKSFGIVRVLEAIDLDIARGERHALIGPNGAGKSTLFNLISGAFAPTSGTIKLNGAAIGGLVPHRINRAGLGRSFQITHVFDKLTVRENIMLSVMGRFGKRWSLLRRGPVWGEIARETDAILEGAYLTARAHKRAGDLAYSEQRAVEICMTVGTGAELILLDEPTAGMSREETEHVIAFIRRMTEGRTLVMVEHDMDVVFNLADRVSVLVNGRILMTGTPAEIRSDARVKEAYLGEGAH is encoded by the coding sequence ATGAGCGACATCACCCTGAGCCTGTCATCCGTCGCCAAGAGCTTCGGCATCGTCCGCGTTCTGGAAGCGATCGATCTTGACATCGCGCGCGGCGAGCGCCACGCCCTGATCGGTCCCAATGGCGCCGGCAAGTCGACGCTGTTCAACCTGATCTCCGGCGCCTTCGCGCCGACGTCCGGGACGATCAAGCTGAATGGCGCGGCCATTGGTGGCCTCGTGCCGCACCGGATCAACCGGGCTGGTCTTGGCCGCTCCTTTCAGATCACCCATGTGTTCGACAAGCTGACGGTGCGCGAGAACATCATGCTGAGCGTCATGGGGCGCTTCGGCAAGCGCTGGAGCTTGCTGCGTCGTGGCCCGGTCTGGGGTGAAATCGCCCGCGAGACCGACGCCATCCTCGAAGGCGCTTATCTCACGGCGCGGGCGCACAAGCGCGCCGGCGATCTGGCCTATTCGGAGCAGCGCGCCGTGGAGATCTGTATGACAGTCGGCACGGGAGCGGAACTGATTCTGCTCGATGAGCCCACCGCCGGCATGTCGCGGGAGGAAACCGAACATGTCATCGCCTTCATCCGTCGCATGACCGAAGGCCGCACTCTGGTGATGGTCGAACATGACATGGACGTCGTCTTCAATCTCGCCGATCGCGTTTCGGTTCTGGTGAATGGGCGCATTTTGATGACCGGCACACCGGCCGAGATCCGCTCCGACGCCCGCGTCAAGGAAGCCTATCTGGGCGAGGGAGCGCACTGA